The segment agtattttgtttatttacacactcatttgtaaaaaaaaaactgaaaatgcagTTCAAGGTGTTTACAATTGGCAACTTGACTGTAAAAACATCCACTTCCCtgaattaccctctgctttaaaacctggtcatttcctccatttacttGCCGGTTGCTTTGTGCACTCTTTTGTTCACTTCATGTCTGCATCTCGTGTTTGCTAcggttttgtattttgtatctatctttgttttgctgccatgtcagcctttgtttttgtttctttattttaaataaaattgtttttttcctgagttTGCCTCACTCTCTGCCTTATGAAATATGACCACTTATAGATAGTTCttgtttaaaactgcaaaacactTACATAAAACCTGACTCACAAGTAATAAATAATACTCAAAAAGTGCAATATGAATAAACCTGCCAGCAGCAGACATATATAAGTCTCTTTTAGTAACTCAGTAGTGATCAgcaaactgtattttctgttaTAAAGAATAAAGTATAAGTTAGCCTTGTGAATCGTTACAAAGCGGTTAATCGTCACATCCCTGATATACTGTTTCTGGTAGCCCAGATGTCAGAGACCAAGCAGTACAACATGGAGGACACAGGTGTTTCATTCAAAAGTGGGTTTTTATTTACcccaaaaatatgaaaaatggcTAACAGAACCAACACTTAACAGGCATGCCAAAAAAAGAGGTCAACTTAATACACTggacttaaaaataataaccaaCCAAACCTCAAACAGAAATGAGATAAACTGACCCCCTGAAATACCACATAAGGGAACTTAAATACTGATTTAGCTAAACCATATACccaaaaaaggggaaaacaaaatGGTTGCCACATAACTTCTAATgccaaacaatgaaaataaaccccaaaacacCCCTCTGGCATGACGCATGTGGTTCAGTCCAATGAGGCAGTCAGCACTACTTCAGGAATCTCAGCCCTCAGCCACACGTTTGCCAGCCAGGAAGGAGAAGCCAAACACCCAGgtaactcaaaagaaaaaagtattacTACAACATAAaattgaactttgaccttgcaGTGTAAATATTTGTGCACTCCAATAAACATTGTAAGGTGTGATAGAAAACTAATGTGTTGCGGTCAACAAAATGACGACGACAGGATCAGGAATCAGGataattttattcatgtttaaaacaagaaaatgtcaCTGCAGCAACTCCTGGGCTTCagcttccacacacacacaccttcatcacccaaagaaaaacacaaaacaatcacCTTGGCGAAGAAAACCCGACAGATATTACAAACTTGGGAACCAAAGGCCCAGTAAGGTGCTGctccaaacataaaacaaccgaacaacaatatatatatgaaaactCATGAGTTTACAACGTACTTTAGAACATTTCAACGCTTcaatacacaaacagaaaaacgcTCACCTCTCCTCAGCGCAGCTAGGCGCGAACTGAGGAGGCACGGCGGGAACACACGGGATatgacacaaaaaaaggaagtaagacaataaaagcttccccaccaaaataaaatacaattaaaaagcaaagaaaaactaatattcATAGATGAGGATGGATTTCTACATACTagggaccaaaaacaaaagcaatataaaacaaataatacataACAGACATATCAATTCCAAAAAATTGAGTTTTGAGAAGAttcataaagaaaattaaataaataaataaaattgactctGCTACATACTCCCCCCTGAACTTCTCAAAACCGTCCCAACATTAATCAAGACTGGACACGGAATAACATTCTTGCCATCTGACAGACAGTGACCACATGCACCTGAGCACCATTAAAGGTCTCCctctaaaaaggaaaaaacaacattggaAAGTTGGCCAGACTCGACAATGTCTGCTTGCTAAAAAAATTGTGCCGTAAACACAACCTCACAGTCAGTGGCTGTTACTCTCCCATACACTTTAACTAATGGGTATTGGCATATTTACAGAGGTGTAATACTACCATACTCTATTCACAAACAAAAGTTGATTActcttacaaaaacaaactccttGCAAATTCAGAGACTACATTacgtgtctgtgtgttcctTTGTGCCATGTTTTGTATCAGTCTGTTAACTGGTTTGATTATCCTGCCAGCCCTGGATCTGACAAGACTTACAGCACCAGTTGTTGGAGTTGTTGGCCTACCAGGACTTATAGCAACTTTTTCTTCATCAGTTTCTGGCTGTTTATGTGGCAAGTCTGGGCACTTAGCAGTGTCGTCTTCGATCTCTCCAATACTTTCAGCATCACTTGCTCCTGTTTGCAGATTCCTGACACAACTTTTAGCATTCTGGAGATTTTCAAGATTTGAGGAAACCGTCTTGGCCACCCAGTCAGCAGTGCGGTCCAATCCATTACTCTCCGAACACACAACTGAGACATCCTGGTCACCACTGTTAACAGTACTTGGGTCTGGGGTGATGTCGGAGGAAAACACCGACTCCTGATCTTTGTCCAACTCAAGCGGCAGGAAGTTTGCTGACAGGAGTAAGTTGCGATGGACTACTTTCTCTTGTCCAGTTGCTGTGTCTTTGATGCGGTAGGTATGGCATCTGGGATCATGAGACACAACAATGTAGATGGTAGAAGACCACTTGTCTGCGAGCTTCCTACGGCCACGTTCCCCCTTATTAGCCAAGAGCACTTGATCCCCTTCAGCTATGTCCGTGCCCCTTGTTTTTTGGTTGTACAACTGGGCCTGACGCTGCTGGCTGGAATAGACATTATCCTGAGCAGCAGCTAAAGCCTCTTTAAGGTCCTCTCTGACTCTTTTTGTGTAGCTGTGATAATCAATGACTTCATTATCCCTTTCCACATTTTGAAACATGACATCTACTGGGAGGCGAGGAATCCGGccaaacatcaaataaaaaggcGCATAACCAGTTGACTCATGGGCAGTGCAATTGTAAGCAAAAGTCAATGTTTGTAACATCTGTGGCCACATGCACTTATCACGGGGTGGCAAGGCTCTGATCATATTACCAAGGGTTCTGTTAAACCTCTCGGTCTGGCCGTTGCCCATCGGGTGGTATGGAGTGGTCCTTGACTTTTTTACCCCTGCTACTTGAAGCAGCTCTTGGATCAATTGACTCTCGAAGTTTGCCCCCTGGTCCGAATGGATTCTTTGAGGAAAGCCATAAATACAGAAGTATCTGTCCCATAGCTTGCGGGCCACTTGGTTGGCAGTTTGGTCAGAGCACTGGAAAGCGTGAGCCATCTTGGTAAAATGGTCGGTTACCACCAACACATCAACAGTCCGACCCCTTGCATCTTCTGCGGACCAGAAGTCGAGGCACACCAACTCCAGAgggcttgttgtttttatgctcTCTAGTGGAGCTCGACCCTCGGGTTCAGGGGTTTTGCTCACAACACAACGTTTGCAGCATTTGACATACTCACGGACACTGTGCTCCATGCTGAGCCAAAAGAATCGTTGCCTGGCCAGGTGTAATGTCCGGTGTTGGCCTTGATGTCCAGCCTCATCGTGGACNNNNNNNNNNNNNNNNNNNNNNNNNNNNNNNNNNNNNNNNNNNNNNNNNNNNNNNNNNNNNNNNNNNNNNNNNNNNNNNNNNNNNNNNNNNNNNNNNNNNAACTGCTTAAGAAGGTACTTGATAACATTTGTTCCTAGAATCATCTCATCTTGCTGCCCAGGAACAACCAGTGCAGGGACTCTGAAGGTGCAGCCATACACTTTCATCTTTAGGTCATAAATACATTTAGGCTTAACTTTCACCCCACCACAACCAACAAGTGTGATGTCAGGGCAAATGTCTTTAGACATGGAGACTGAATCTGCACAAATTAACATTCGTTCAACTTCTTCACTGATAGTACATGTCATTGAGCCAGTGTCAAGCAGGGCTTTCAACGACACTTCATCCTCCACCTCAGCATCTGCATAGAACAGACTATCAGCTTTGTCAAGTCTATTTACGTTCTGGAATAGAACAGTAGTGTCAGACGGAACGGAATTTACACACTCAGAGTACACGGTCTGTGCATCATCTTCAAGTTTGAGGGTTTTGTCTCTATCACTCACACTATCCCCTCCCTCATGTGAGTGTTTTAGTTTCCCTGATGCAGTAAAGTGTTGCCTGGTTGATTTGAAGACCCCTTAGGACAGTCCTTTCTTTGATGCCCAGTCTCTAAACATTCCAGACATCTCTTCTCCCGCATACAATGGGTACGTGTGGAATGCGAGGTCTGTCTGCAGACCCTGCAGGGGGAACCATGGCTGAATGGAGCAGCTTCTGGACGAACAGCAGAAGGACCAGGCTGGTTTGTACGCTCTAGTACTCTTTCTAGCATGCTAAGTACTCTCTCCAAAGCATTTGACTCTGAAACAACAGCTGTACTTGGTTTAGCAGGTTCAGATAGCTTGGCTGTGTTCATATTGGTGTACTCTGCGTTATTTTCTAGGGGTTCACTGACTGTTACAGCGGCAGCTACACGGAGAGCATGTGCATTGGGCAgagctgtggttgtttttttagcttggTATTCCCTTTGATGCTCGTCAATGGCTGCTTGCACATCAGCCAGGGACCATTTGCTTGTAggcttacatttaaaaacactagCAAGATTGGGGTCTGGACAATTCCTGACAAACATAATGGCTATTTCTGAGTCCATGTTGTCCATTTTACCTCCCTGGCACTTTAGATGCCTGTCTGCCACTTCTGCAGCAGTGTTTAATCTGATCCAATAGTCTACAGGCGTTTCTTTAGCTTTCGGCTGGGTGGTGTAGAAATCGGCCAAAGGTAGACATGAGCCGGGGGTATCACTGAAGTAGCGCCTCAGAATGTTGTATATTGTCTCTGGTGCTACTGGGGTGTTGCTGGTTGAGCTACTCTTCAGGCCCACTTTGACAATACTTTTAGCTTTGCCACAGAGATGGTTTAGCACTTCCTCCGCTTGTTCACAAGGTGGGAGGTCTCGTTTCTGTAAGTACACTTCAACCGTGTCTATCCACTCATGAATGGAGTACTTGTCCGTGCCATCACCACGAAACATGGATGGGTCTTTAATATCAGGTCTGACTATTAGACTTATTCTGGAGGTGTCAGCAGTTGCTGTGAATGTTTCAGCTCTAGGTGGTTTATTGGGAGGAGCCTGTGAGCTAAGAGCTGGCTGGCAGGCTAAGAGGCGGCTAGCTATGGATTTGCCGATTTGACTTCCTAATTCCCCAATAAGTTCTCGTAACTGATGTGTAGTGCTGCACTCACTGGAATCAGTGGGTGTTGAATGCAATGGTTCATGTCTGTCTCTACCATCATCCAATGCAAACTGCATTTTGGAGGTAGCTCCCGGAGTGTCATTATCAAAGGCTTTCTCTGGGCTAAGTAAACCTCTTCCTCTTCCAACAGGGGATGAAAATACATCatatgttttctgatttttctctgCCATagtatataaaacaaaacacagaaaacagtctTGCTATGAAAAAACGTCCcttaacaaaatgtaaatatgcaGGAGGCAGCagacacagttttttttttcctttttttttttttttaggttattaACCTGAAACCTTGAGATCTAGTTTTGTGCTTTGAAACCGTCGCAGGATAGCAACCAAAACGGAATCCAACAGAACCCACTAGTCCACCAACTTGATCATTCGACGTTCCAAGCACACAGCAGAACCTCGGTGATCGGCAGCGGCTGATCTAGGCATCCGGGTCACGGCACCAAATGTTGCGGTCAACAAAATGACGACGACGGGATCAGGAATCAGGATAATTTTATTCCTGTTTAACACAAGAAAATGTCACTGCAGCAACTCCTGGGCTTCagcttccacacacacacaccttcatcaaccaaaaaaaaacacaaaacaatcacCTTGGCGAAGAAAACCCGACAGATATTACAAACTTGGGAACCAAAGGCCCAGTAAGGTGCTgcttcaaacataaaacaaccgaacaacaatatatatatgaaaactTATGAGTTTACAACGTACTTTAGAACATTTCAACGCTTcaatacacaaacagaaaaacgcTCACCTCTCCTCAGCGCAGCTAGGCGCGAACTGAGGAGGCACGGCGGGAACACACGGGAtatgacacaaaaacaggaagtaagacAATAAAAGCTTCCCCACcaaaatgaaatacaattaaaaagcaaagaaaaactaatattcATAGATGAGGATGGATTTCTACATACTAGggaccaaaaacaaagcaatatgAAACAAATAATACATAACAGACATCAATTCCAAAAAATTGAGTTTTGAGAAGAttcataaagaaaattaaataaataaataaaattgactctGCTACAAATGCATAACCTCATTATTGGataatgattattttgtttaaagtagTGACTGCAATGtaaactaaagtaaaacaaagttgtAATGAGGTGTGGATCTTACCCTGTGTGGCTTGCCATCAAACCAGAAAACCCACAATTGGCCATATATCAGAAAAATCTCCCAAACTTCAGAGCAGAGCTTTAGTCCTCTGACAAGCTGTTCCTGATGTGCTCTATTCTGATTGGTTTTTTGGCTGACagtagaggtgtgtgtgtgcaggatgGATGAGTCATTCATGTGCGTGTGCCTAAAACAAACTTGcatttgcttgtgtgtgtgtgtgtgagtttgtgtgtgttgacagCAGTAACTGTTAGCAAGGAGATAGAAGGTTCTGACAAATCAAGGTGACAGCACATGGCGGAGCAACAGAGAAAATACCTTCAGAAAGCATCCATGTTGACAGCTTTGGCTCAACACTTAACTTGAGACTCTGAGCCTGTCCGGGTCATGtctgctaacacacacacttacacacacacacacacctcaccgATAAAGCTCTGTCAGGGAACAGGTCAACAGGTCTCCTAACCAGCACAAAAGCTTTTTGTCTGCAGCGTAATTGATGTTAACTTCAGCACATACATCATACAAGACAGCAAACCCTCATTATCGTCACTCACAACAACAAATAGGATgttatgctttattttgtttttaaactggcAAATAATTCAATTGATGAAATCATTTTTCTGAACCTGTGTGTTGCTGTGCATGCTACACTTCACACATGGGCATCTTACAGTTCATGGCCACATCTGGACTGTTGGCTGTCTCCATTCGGGCCACAGGAGGTCAGCtgcattttttgcaaaaatgaatGCTGAGAGTTGAttaactttgctgaaatttgttgtaGAATCAATTgttaactgaattgttaaagtttgtTAAAGTCTACGTGCTTATTTACTGAATCAGTGGTAAAGCCGTGAGCTCAGTTTGTGACCAACCACAACTTCACTGTCCGaactttaaaaagcaacaaggcCTTTTACCTAAATTTACGTT is part of the Kryptolebias marmoratus isolate JLee-2015 linkage group LG4, ASM164957v2, whole genome shotgun sequence genome and harbors:
- the LOC108250416 gene encoding uncharacterized protein LOC108250416; protein product: MAEKNQKTYDVFSSPVGRGRGLLSPEKAFDNDTPGATSKMQFALDDGRDRHEPLHSTPTDSSECSTTHQLRELIGELGSQIGKSIASRLLACQPALSSQAPPNKPPRAETFTATADTSRISLIVRPDIKDPSMFRGDGTDKYSIHEWIDTVEVYLQKRDLPPCEQAEEVLNHLCGKAKSIVKVGLKSSSTSNTPVAPETIYNILRRYFSDTPGSCLPLADFYTTQPKAKETPVDYWIRLNTAAEVADRHLKCQGGKMDNMDSEIAIMFVRNCPDPNLASVFKCKPTSKWSLADVQAAIDEHQREYQAKKTTTALPNAHALRVAAAVTVSEPLENNAEYTNMNTAKLSEPAKPSTAVVSESNALERVLSMLERVLERTNQPGPSAVRPEAAPFSHGSPCRVCRQTSHSTRTHCMREKRCLECLETGHQRKDCPKGSSNQPGNTLLHQGN